One segment of Skermanella rosea DNA contains the following:
- the tssK gene encoding type VI secretion system baseplate subunit TssK — MSWNNRVIWSEGLFLRPQHLQQADRYMEKFVRGRTQALRGYGWGFTELRINRELLSLGKIAIEYAAGVMEDGTPFAIPDEADQPAPFAPPGNLRNAVIHLALPAYQPGAAEADARTGDEVVTRYRVAEQDLADGNAGEREQVAIDIGRLRFRLIAEGAERTGFISMPIARLMEVRADHQVVLDESFVPPALDCACSSVLAGYVTEIEGLLHHRGEALAARVSQSGAKGVAEIADFLMLQMINRHEPSFAHLSRSSTVHPETLYGLMVQLAGELATYARPDKRTLAYPTYRHEDLAATFQPVIQSIRQSLNTVLEQTAIQVPLREHRYGIHLAEVNDRTLFRTSAFVLAVRADVEAERLRRAFPSQVKIGPVERIKELVNVALPGMVVDPLPVAPRQIPFHVGVTYFEIDRNSAFWKEMQTSGGLALHVAGDFPNLEITLWAIRGD, encoded by the coding sequence ATGTCGTGGAACAACAGGGTCATCTGGTCGGAGGGATTGTTCCTGCGGCCGCAGCACCTTCAGCAAGCCGATCGCTACATGGAGAAGTTCGTACGCGGCCGGACCCAGGCGTTGCGCGGTTACGGCTGGGGGTTCACCGAACTCCGGATCAACCGTGAACTGCTGAGCCTCGGCAAGATCGCCATCGAGTATGCGGCCGGCGTCATGGAGGACGGCACGCCTTTCGCCATCCCCGACGAAGCCGACCAGCCGGCCCCCTTTGCTCCCCCCGGCAACCTGCGCAACGCGGTCATCCATCTGGCGCTGCCGGCCTATCAGCCGGGCGCCGCCGAAGCGGATGCCAGGACCGGAGACGAAGTCGTCACCCGCTACAGGGTCGCTGAACAGGATCTCGCCGACGGCAATGCCGGAGAACGGGAGCAGGTCGCGATCGACATCGGCCGCCTGCGCTTCCGGCTGATCGCCGAAGGCGCCGAACGGACGGGCTTCATCTCCATGCCGATCGCCCGCCTGATGGAGGTCCGAGCGGACCATCAGGTCGTCCTCGACGAAAGCTTCGTTCCTCCGGCGCTCGACTGCGCCTGCTCATCGGTCCTGGCCGGCTACGTGACCGAGATCGAGGGACTGCTGCATCACCGCGGCGAAGCCCTGGCGGCCCGCGTCTCGCAATCCGGGGCCAAGGGCGTCGCGGAAATCGCGGATTTCCTGATGCTCCAGATGATCAACCGTCACGAACCGTCCTTCGCTCATCTGAGCCGGAGTTCCACGGTGCACCCCGAGACGCTGTACGGCCTGATGGTTCAGCTTGCCGGCGAGCTTGCGACATATGCCCGCCCGGACAAGCGGACGCTGGCATATCCGACATACCGGCACGAGGATCTGGCGGCGACGTTCCAGCCCGTCATCCAGTCGATCCGCCAGTCGCTGAACACCGTCCTGGAGCAGACGGCGATCCAGGTTCCGCTCCGTGAGCACAGGTATGGGATTCATCTGGCCGAAGTGAACGACCGGACCCTCTTCCGGACCTCGGCCTTCGTGCTGGCGGTACGCGCCGACGTCGAAGCGGAGCGGTTGCGCCGCGCCTTCCCGTCCCAGGTGAAGATCGGCCCGGTCGAGAGGATCAAGGAACTGGTCAATGTGGCTTTGCCGGGAATGGTGGTCGATCCGCTTCCGGTGGCGCCCCGCCAGATCCCGTTCCATGTCGGCGTGACTTACTTCGAGATCGACCGGAACAGCGCCTTCTGGAAGGAGATGCAGACCTCCGGCGGCCTGGCGCTGCATGTCGCGGGCGATTTTCCCAACCTCGAAATAACCCTCTGGGCGATCCGCGGCGACTGA